CGAGTCGCCGATGTCGCACGAACAAAATCGAATGTCGGTCGGTCGCCTGATCGATCGGCATAGGATCGCATAGGGTTTCACCCTATATAAGGGACGATCGGACCATCTTCGAAGGATTCGGGGCAGGTTCGATTTTCCATAGACAGGGCTCTGGTCCGCTCGGGCGGGGTGCTCTGTCAGGCGCTGGGGCAGGCAATTCATGTTTCTTTCCGTCTTCGACGTTTTCAAGATCGGCATCGGTCCTTCGAGTTCGCACACGATGGGGCCCATGTCGGCAGCGAACCGGTTCCTCGATCTCATCCTGTCGGACGAGTGGCCGCGGCCGTCGCACGCCGCCGTTGGCGCTATCAAGGTGAGCCTGCACGGTTCCCTGGCCCATACGGGCATCGGCCACGGGTCGGGCAGGGCGGTGATTCTGGGGCTGATGGGCGAGCGGCCCGATCTGGTCGATCCGGACCGGATGGACGCCATAATCGACGAGGTCGAACGAACCGGGCGCGTCACGCCACCCGGGCATCCCTCCTATTCGTTCCAGCCGAAGGCGGATCTCGTCTTCGACAAGAAGGTGCCGCTGCCGGGCCACGCCAACGGCATGTCCTTTTCGGCCTTCGACCGCGACGGCCGGCTGCTGCTGAAGCGGATCTACTATTCGATCGGCGGCGGCTTCGTGGTCACCGACACGGAGCTCGAAGCGATGCGGGCGTCGAAGGACAAGCCGGCCGGCGTCAAAATTCCCTATCCCTTCGCCACCGCTCAGCAGATGCTCGACATGGCGGCCCGCTCCGGACTGACGATCGCCCAGATGAAACGGGCGAACGAGGAATGTTCGATGTCGAGGGAGGAACTCGACGCCGGCCTCGACCGCATCTGGTCGGCGATGACCGCCTGCATCGATCGCGGCCTCAGCCAGGACGGGATCATGCCGGGCGGCTTGAAGGTGCGCCGGCGGGCTCGCGCAATTCATGACAAGTTGCAGGAGGAGTGGCGCTCCAACAAGACCAATCCGTTGCTCGCCAACGATTGGCTGAGCGTCTATGCGATGGCCGTCAACGAGGAAAACGCCGCCGGCGGCCGGGTGGTCACGTCGCCGACGAATGGTGCGGCCGGCGTGGTGCCGGCGACGATCCGCTATTACCTGCATTTCCATGAGGATGCCGACCAGGACGGCATTCGCGACTATCTTCTGACGGCCGCCGCGGTCGGCGGCATCATCAAGCACAACGCCTCGATCTCCGGCGCGGAGGTCGGCTGTCAGGGCGAGGTGGGGTCGGCCTCCGCGATGGCGGCGGCGGGCCTCGCAGCCGTGATGGGCGGCACGCCCGAGCAGGT
This DNA window, taken from Sinorhizobium fredii NGR234, encodes the following:
- a CDS encoding L-serine ammonia-lyase, yielding MFLSVFDVFKIGIGPSSSHTMGPMSAANRFLDLILSDEWPRPSHAAVGAIKVSLHGSLAHTGIGHGSGRAVILGLMGERPDLVDPDRMDAIIDEVERTGRVTPPGHPSYSFQPKADLVFDKKVPLPGHANGMSFSAFDRDGRLLLKRIYYSIGGGFVVTDTELEAMRASKDKPAGVKIPYPFATAQQMLDMAARSGLTIAQMKRANEECSMSREELDAGLDRIWSAMTACIDRGLSQDGIMPGGLKVRRRARAIHDKLQEEWRSNKTNPLLANDWLSVYAMAVNEENAAGGRVVTSPTNGAAGVVPATIRYYLHFHEDADQDGIRDYLLTAAAVGGIIKHNASISGAEVGCQGEVGSASAMAAAGLAAVMGGTPEQVENAAEIALEHHLGMTCDPVAGLVQVPCIERNALGAVKAVTAASLALKGDGKHFVPLDACIETMRQTGVDMNEKYKETSTGGLAVNVVEC